A stretch of Roseovarius sp. M141 DNA encodes these proteins:
- a CDS encoding D-Ala-D-Ala carboxypeptidase family metallohydrolase, producing MPVQETLGIEATLEAGEFSGEGVSIEDEIAAAILQSERSQAEFLGTLESGQIPSDGTEAAETTASYMGRFTAFVAGLNLRHFSAQEFLVLGGSNGPGGRCAGRNSLPPSDLWPTLEPTARFVDAIRARLGSSVVILSAYRAESYNGCIGGASRSQHKRFCALDLTPRAASVSALWETARSIRAANGSFTGGIGKYRSFVHIDTRGNNADWVG from the coding sequence ATGCCAGTCCAGGAAACGTTGGGAATAGAGGCGACGCTTGAGGCCGGGGAATTCTCGGGCGAGGGCGTCTCAATCGAGGATGAAATCGCCGCCGCGATCTTGCAGAGCGAGCGTAGCCAGGCCGAGTTTCTGGGCACGCTTGAAAGCGGGCAGATTCCATCAGATGGGACCGAGGCCGCAGAAACGACCGCCAGCTACATGGGGCGCTTCACAGCCTTTGTCGCGGGCCTGAACCTGCGGCACTTTTCGGCGCAGGAGTTTCTGGTGCTCGGCGGGTCTAACGGGCCAGGCGGAAGGTGCGCGGGGCGCAACAGCTTGCCCCCGTCCGATCTGTGGCCGACGCTTGAGCCGACAGCGCGGTTCGTGGATGCCATTCGCGCCCGGCTGGGCAGTTCCGTGGTGATCCTGTCGGCCTACCGCGCCGAGTCCTACAATGGTTGTATCGGTGGCGCCAGTCGCAGCCAGCACAAGCGGTTCTGTGCGCTTGACCTGACGCCGCGTGCCGCTTCGGTCAGCGCACTTTGGGAAACCGCCCGCAGTATCCGCGCGGCCAACGGCAGCTTTACTGGTGGCATCGGCAAATACCGCAGCTTTGTTCATATCGACACACGGGGCAACAATGCCGACTGGGTAGGCTGA
- a CDS encoding peptidoglycan recognition family protein, with protein sequence MPPPFLNLTPAQFSDAVKAYAWSTPKTEIHVHHTWRPNHSQYRGLPTIQGMYNYHTGTNHWSDIAQHVSIGPDGSIWTGRAWSRSPASASGFNGSHVFMFETIGDFDTSKDPLTRDQLDAVLHVVASLQRHFSLTDPDCVRFHNQMSGKTCPGSSIDRAAFLEQVAEKRAALEGPINDPGMPGSGTATMDEVMAAITHQGNEAIGDDGDAELSHDGALAAFMERVATNPFRSGATTEALGADAVTGVTMLTESAAGDDEQALFAELGRRAMMMEADAATAGQVGLGDAPIEEVFFSSFADLGRRIFERVEGQLYHVMCGTDGKDATDRAKLRDAFGLGTNAVTAAIVTVLTGSFGLAPAIAAVAAALLIRVVLKPAYGTTCEFWAERLPPA encoded by the coding sequence ATGCCCCCCCCCTTTCTGAACCTGACCCCGGCACAATTCAGCGACGCGGTGAAGGCCTATGCCTGGAGCACGCCGAAAACAGAAATCCACGTACACCACACCTGGCGCCCCAACCATTCACAGTATCGCGGATTGCCGACGATTCAGGGCATGTATAATTATCACACCGGCACCAACCACTGGTCCGACATTGCCCAGCACGTTTCAATCGGGCCGGATGGGTCGATCTGGACCGGACGCGCCTGGTCGCGCAGCCCGGCCAGCGCGTCGGGCTTCAACGGGTCGCATGTATTCATGTTTGAAACGATCGGCGATTTCGACACGAGCAAGGACCCGCTGACCAGGGACCAGCTGGATGCGGTTCTGCATGTCGTGGCCAGTCTGCAACGGCATTTTTCACTGACAGACCCGGATTGCGTGAGATTCCACAACCAGATGTCGGGCAAGACCTGCCCCGGATCGTCCATCGACCGGGCCGCATTTCTGGAACAGGTCGCCGAAAAACGTGCTGCGCTTGAGGGGCCGATCAACGATCCGGGCATGCCCGGGTCCGGTACTGCGACAATGGACGAGGTGATGGCCGCCATCACCCATCAGGGAAACGAAGCGATTGGCGATGACGGCGATGCAGAGCTTTCTCATGACGGGGCGCTTGCCGCCTTCATGGAACGCGTCGCCACCAATCCGTTCCGGTCCGGGGCCACAACGGAAGCCTTGGGTGCGGATGCGGTGACAGGCGTCACAATGCTGACCGAAAGCGCCGCGGGCGATGACGAGCAAGCGCTTTTTGCCGAACTCGGTCGTCGCGCGATGATGATGGAGGCGGATGCAGCCACAGCAGGGCAGGTCGGTCTGGGCGATGCCCCGATCGAGGAGGTCTTCTTCAGCAGTTTTGCTGATCTTGGACGCCGCATTTTTGAGAGGGTCGAGGGGCAGCTATACCATGTCATGTGCGGCACCGACGGCAAGGATGCGACGGACCGTGCCAAATTGCGCGATGCTTTCGGGCTCGGGACTAATGCGGTCACGGCGGCCATCGTTACGGTGCTGACGGGCAGTTTCGGCCTGGCCCCGGCCATCGCGGCGGTCGCGGCGGCGCTTCTGATCCGGGTCGTGCTGAAACCCGCCTACGGCACGACCTGCGAGTTCTGGGCCGAGCGGCTGCCCCCCGCCTGA
- a CDS encoding ATP-binding protein, with amino-acid sequence MNTTLNTLILRNASLSGGFDPLAMLNSVDLGPGARQYRDGALRVLSLQSTEHLQSGGYRWMVTPDCRRRALREFLSAAMIAQTLNAAPALEKGDVLGQILRTILRKEIPAVPERRAEETDDAYLARQLAHASATYDAAQFAEVVPALDTKWIESVRNAADLRIKTLQRRQDIQIVLPTKLYGRGHYKRILSRHLRALEDDPRPLLLTGAGGIGKSALVASLIHGWEGRADAPMIIFLDFDRRQLVGGSPVQMVHEVLRQLSVGLANKKLSAEKKEALIEFLRDVRRQLPALDTSGGERTYSSQFGRMLSAIFPRFQEPAAKPLHMMNIAMFFDSFEAVNRQGGGVVRTLMDIENSLRDNGLTNLRTIVSGRAAPLPEPDLTEAFGDEARRIDIGGLGAVSGARLLEHCDKAGVFRTVQERQTASDALGGHPLALRVLAKFAASHEGGATSLLEDLAHDPRFKAEFAQVYLYERILQRISDEDVRALAHPGLVLRQLNKDMIRLVLAVPCFGAPITSDRAADLMTRLRDEYWLVEEEPGDFPARHRSDLRRLMLPGLFAGPRPSDSGPTAARKTTLRNNARAVCVAAADLFEFGPPRGDAAHVWWRVMPPGVRQVEAAYYRALGTDLEPSFDLDYANRMHTILGEDLDTLPLVWVARVKALRGEPLSAAEWDQLPPNLRENAEAQTFKRMKVQGVGMGRVGAKTAPRKKAADVSGAGTTPEPSGIAADATPQHLAREIGRGFLLGQFDRASSLGPRYFDARRSEGLSVENGDDFWGTAVWQSILLAGALEGTGWEDDGHLSDLPPPMPDLYAAAKGASTGASDSCADALIRALENPDGWHAPDRMPVRANRLAGRQIMEVLAMSGARRKEPFVLSARAFCLAVSPTDPSGVPPGEPPDLPGDLRRLLNPLYGAAPVTLGAMQEIYRLNEPIAIYPEELMKMSDPARVLFADMLRGLSPELYEPTGAFLRDQSPARVGEMVAHLTKDPGTHWPQDLRSDRKIPYREEEFGTVIETADQCGLLAGLLDLMAQDDARVAPLLRMHNLIGEWFFARDPRQGADNQHTVARA; translated from the coding sequence ATGAATACAACGCTCAACACCCTGATCCTGCGCAACGCAAGCCTTTCAGGCGGTTTTGATCCGCTGGCGATGCTGAACTCCGTCGATCTGGGCCCCGGCGCGCGCCAATACCGTGATGGGGCGCTTCGGGTTCTGTCGCTGCAATCGACGGAACACCTGCAATCCGGGGGGTATCGCTGGATGGTCACCCCCGATTGCCGCCGCCGGGCGCTGCGCGAATTCCTGAGTGCGGCGATGATTGCGCAAACCCTCAATGCGGCGCCGGCACTGGAAAAGGGCGATGTGCTGGGCCAAATTCTGCGCACCATCCTGCGCAAGGAAATTCCCGCCGTACCCGAGCGCAGAGCCGAGGAAACGGACGATGCCTATCTGGCGCGCCAACTGGCCCATGCAAGCGCCACCTACGACGCTGCGCAATTTGCCGAAGTGGTTCCGGCGCTGGACACAAAATGGATCGAGTCGGTCCGCAATGCAGCCGATCTGCGCATCAAGACCTTGCAGCGCCGTCAGGACATCCAGATCGTGCTGCCCACCAAGCTGTACGGGCGCGGCCATTACAAGCGCATCCTGTCCCGGCACCTGCGCGCCTTGGAGGACGACCCGCGTCCGCTGCTGTTGACCGGGGCCGGGGGCATCGGGAAATCGGCGCTGGTGGCCAGCCTGATCCACGGCTGGGAAGGGCGCGCAGATGCGCCCATGATAATATTTCTCGATTTTGACCGCCGCCAGCTGGTCGGCGGATCGCCTGTGCAGATGGTGCACGAAGTGTTGCGCCAATTGTCGGTCGGTCTGGCAAACAAGAAACTATCCGCGGAAAAAAAGGAGGCGCTGATCGAATTCCTGCGCGACGTGCGCCGCCAGTTACCCGCCCTCGACACTTCGGGCGGCGAACGCACCTATTCCTCGCAGTTCGGCCGAATGCTGTCGGCGATCTTTCCCCGCTTTCAGGAACCAGCGGCCAAGCCCCTGCACATGATGAACATCGCCATGTTCTTTGACAGCTTCGAGGCGGTGAACCGGCAGGGCGGCGGCGTGGTCCGGACGCTGATGGACATTGAAAACAGCCTGCGCGACAACGGGCTGACAAATCTGCGCACGATCGTCAGCGGGCGCGCCGCCCCCCTGCCCGAGCCGGACCTGACCGAAGCCTTCGGGGACGAGGCCCGCCGTATCGACATCGGCGGGCTGGGGGCCGTGTCGGGCGCGCGGCTCTTGGAACACTGTGACAAGGCGGGGGTATTTCGCACCGTCCAAGAGCGCCAGACCGCAAGCGATGCGCTGGGGGGGCATCCGCTGGCTCTGCGGGTTCTGGCAAAGTTCGCGGCAAGCCACGAAGGCGGTGCCACCAGCCTGCTGGAGGATCTGGCACATGATCCCCGCTTCAAGGCCGAGTTCGCTCAAGTCTATCTGTACGAACGTATCCTGCAACGGATCTCGGACGAGGATGTGCGCGCGCTGGCCCATCCCGGGCTGGTGTTGCGGCAGCTGAACAAGGACATGATCCGGCTGGTGCTTGCCGTGCCCTGCTTTGGCGCGCCGATCACGTCGGACCGCGCGGCGGACCTGATGACACGCTTGCGCGACGAATACTGGCTGGTCGAGGAGGAACCGGGCGATTTTCCCGCCCGCCACCGCAGCGATCTGCGTCGGCTGATGCTGCCCGGCCTATTCGCCGGCCCCCGCCCCAGCGACAGCGGCCCGACGGCGGCGCGCAAGACCACGTTGCGCAACAACGCCCGCGCGGTTTGCGTCGCGGCGGCGGATCTGTTCGAATTCGGCCCGCCGCGCGGCGATGCGGCCCATGTCTGGTGGCGGGTCATGCCGCCCGGGGTCCGGCAGGTCGAGGCGGCCTATTACCGCGCGCTCGGCACGGATCTGGAACCATCCTTTGATCTGGATTACGCCAACCGGATGCATACGATTCTGGGCGAAGACCTAGACACGTTGCCCCTCGTCTGGGTCGCGCGGGTCAAGGCGCTGCGCGGTGAGCCGCTGAGCGCGGCGGAATGGGACCAGCTGCCGCCCAATCTGCGCGAAAATGCAGAGGCGCAGACCTTCAAGAGAATGAAGGTGCAAGGCGTTGGAATGGGCAGGGTCGGCGCCAAGACCGCCCCGCGAAAAAAGGCCGCTGATGTATCCGGGGCGGGCACAACTCCTGAGCCAAGCGGCATCGCCGCTGATGCGACGCCACAGCATCTGGCCAGAGAGATCGGTCGCGGCTTCCTGTTAGGGCAGTTCGATCGGGCGTCCAGCCTCGGGCCGCGCTATTTCGACGCTCGCCGCTCAGAGGGGCTGTCCGTCGAGAACGGTGATGATTTCTGGGGCACGGCCGTTTGGCAGAGCATTCTGCTCGCGGGGGCACTGGAGGGCACCGGATGGGAGGATGACGGGCACCTGTCTGACCTGCCCCCACCAATGCCGGACCTCTACGCAGCCGCAAAAGGCGCCTCAACTGGCGCGTCGGACTCCTGCGCCGACGCGCTGATCCGTGCCTTGGAAAACCCCGACGGCTGGCATGCGCCCGACCGCATGCCCGTGCGCGCGAACCGCCTTGCCGGGCGCCAGATCATGGAGGTGCTGGCCATGTCCGGCGCCCGTCGAAAAGAGCCGTTCGTTCTATCCGCGCGCGCGTTTTGCCTCGCCGTCAGCCCGACCGACCCGTCGGGCGTGCCGCCCGGTGAGCCACCCGATCTGCCGGGCGACCTGCGCCGTCTGCTGAACCCGTTATATGGGGCGGCCCCGGTGACGCTTGGGGCCATGCAAGAGATATACCGGCTGAACGAACCCATCGCTATCTATCCAGAAGAGCTGATGAAAATGTCAGACCCGGCGCGCGTACTCTTTGCCGATATGCTGCGCGGATTGTCACCGGAACTGTATGAACCCACCGGCGCGTTCCTGCGTGACCAATCTCCCGCACGCGTGGGCGAAATGGTGGCGCATTTGACCAAAGATCCGGGGACGCACTGGCCGCAGGATCTGCGCTCTGACCGAAAGATCCCCTACCGCGAGGAGGAATTCGGCACCGTCATCGAGACGGCGGATCAATGCGGATTGCTGGCAGGTTTACTGGATTTGATGGCGCAGGATGACGCGCGCGTGGCGCCCTTGTTGCGCATGCACAACCTGATCGGCGAGTGGTTCTTTGCGCGCGATCCGCGTCAAGGCGCGGACAACCAGCACACCGTGGCGCGGGCGTAA
- a CDS encoding serine protease: MLVRLTARLPVSRQTFAAFYDNWLAEASPPDAPAGFLHAVVTTWAAVRHALPTLDPANDSDALALALAALADRDRILDCFGAAVGLSMFDEAYAGHPPDAARPLIMGLAQDALGHKSRLSMGRRPEPTPAQPAAAQPARAQLHAAGFHKMTSPETIWTDPGDLLPALLLARRRICIIYTRDENENVKHTGTGFLIGPSAVLTNWHVVEDMAAQPVLSDPSQIEVRFDYSPTTGLETDDASAHSPPADKTWCVASSPYGPTQPDAAVPYWWTVKTARDGWRDSVKTSLDYAVIRLATAPGLQRGWYDLTKLNDSSQSLGCWVLHHPSSLGHTVTEGQIYYRKKNVARIFHSASTVRGSSGGLALSAEGTPIGLHHLGLGDDPHGGQTPTPTAPANVINCAVSLSFIAQDLQAKRTLETISQSTGILPFRGCLDGVRPVFGRKALFSDLKELFEGTRPVMRVHVSKSVADVTQPGKSFTIELIQNLFRPPDHHHIVFKAAELHVDALRQTEAVLGSFAPDLLAGLPREPDTTTPAYVARLVNYLGTAIRDRLGNKTVWLMIDDLDKHELSDASGREFLATLYSQVGLLPNLRIVLIGLRSSISIGGLDPADVIENAIAPTDLTDVGQLFADWLKERGGRDVAMDEKTLSLLSKTVASYAGTQSPMPKVAEFISTYMQDVVDELFGAAAQGDPVDGGGP; encoded by the coding sequence ATGCTTGTACGCCTGACCGCGCGCCTTCCCGTATCGCGTCAGACTTTCGCTGCGTTCTATGACAACTGGCTGGCCGAAGCGTCGCCACCAGACGCGCCCGCAGGTTTTCTGCACGCCGTCGTCACGACGTGGGCGGCTGTCCGTCATGCGCTGCCGACGCTTGATCCCGCCAATGACAGCGATGCACTGGCCTTGGCGCTCGCGGCACTGGCAGACCGCGATCGGATACTGGACTGTTTTGGCGCCGCCGTAGGGCTGTCCATGTTCGATGAGGCGTATGCCGGGCATCCCCCCGACGCCGCGCGTCCGCTGATCATGGGCCTTGCCCAAGATGCATTGGGCCACAAGTCCCGCCTGTCCATGGGACGCCGCCCTGAACCAACACCAGCGCAACCCGCTGCGGCGCAGCCCGCCCGCGCGCAGCTTCATGCGGCGGGTTTTCACAAGATGACATCGCCCGAAACGATCTGGACCGATCCGGGCGATCTGCTGCCCGCCCTCCTGCTGGCCCGGCGACGTATCTGCATCATCTACACCCGCGATGAAAACGAGAACGTCAAGCACACCGGCACCGGGTTCCTGATCGGTCCGTCGGCGGTCCTGACCAACTGGCACGTCGTCGAGGATATGGCGGCGCAACCGGTTCTGTCCGATCCCAGCCAGATCGAGGTGCGGTTCGACTATTCGCCCACCACCGGGCTGGAAACCGATGACGCGTCGGCACATTCTCCGCCCGCAGACAAAACGTGGTGCGTGGCCAGCAGCCCCTACGGCCCGACCCAGCCGGACGCTGCGGTGCCCTATTGGTGGACCGTCAAGACTGCCCGCGACGGCTGGCGCGACAGTGTGAAGACCTCGCTGGACTATGCCGTGATCCGGCTGGCCACGGCGCCGGGGCTGCAACGCGGCTGGTACGATCTGACCAAGTTGAACGACAGCAGCCAGAGCCTTGGCTGCTGGGTGTTGCACCATCCTTCTTCGCTGGGCCATACGGTGACCGAGGGGCAGATCTACTACCGCAAGAAGAACGTGGCGCGGATCTTCCACTCGGCCTCGACCGTTCGGGGATCTTCGGGCGGGCTGGCGCTGAGCGCCGAGGGGACACCGATCGGGTTGCACCATCTGGGGCTGGGCGATGACCCCCATGGTGGCCAGACGCCTACCCCCACCGCCCCCGCAAATGTCATCAACTGCGCCGTCTCACTTAGCTTTATCGCCCAGGATCTACAGGCCAAGCGCACGCTGGAGACGATTTCCCAGAGCACCGGTATCCTGCCGTTTCGCGGCTGTCTGGACGGGGTGCGCCCGGTTTTTGGCCGCAAGGCGCTGTTTAGCGATCTGAAGGAACTGTTTGAAGGCACCCGCCCGGTGATGAGGGTGCATGTCAGCAAAAGCGTGGCCGATGTCACCCAGCCCGGCAAAAGCTTTACCATAGAGTTGATCCAGAACCTGTTCCGCCCACCCGATCACCACCACATCGTCTTTAAGGCGGCGGAACTGCATGTCGATGCGCTGCGCCAGACCGAGGCGGTTCTGGGGTCATTTGCACCTGACCTTCTGGCCGGTCTGCCCCGCGAACCTGATACCACCACCCCTGCCTATGTCGCGCGGCTGGTCAATTACCTTGGCACCGCGATCCGCGACCGTCTGGGCAACAAGACGGTTTGGCTGATGATCGACGATCTGGACAAGCACGAGCTTTCGGATGCCTCGGGGCGAGAGTTTCTGGCGACGCTCTATTCTCAGGTGGGGCTGCTGCCAAATCTGCGCATCGTGCTGATTGGCCTGCGATCGTCGATCAGTATTGGCGGGCTGGATCCCGCGGATGTGATCGAAAACGCCATAGCCCCCACCGACCTGACCGACGTCGGCCAGCTTTTCGCCGACTGGCTGAAAGAACGCGGCGGCCGTGATGTGGCGATGGACGAAAAGACGCTGAGCCTGCTCAGCAAGACCGTCGCATCCTACGCCGGAACCCAAAGCCCGATGCCGAAGGTGGCCGAGTTCATATCCACCTACATGCAGGATGTGGTGGACGAGCTGTTCGGCGCTGCCGCGCAGGGCGACCCGGTGGACGGAGGCGGGCCATGA
- a CDS encoding S8/S53 family peptidase: MLELLKAAAQVGTHTASEALPSEILRFTLEYPGIPKIDAERQRLITLLGGEGFDLFAYSDEDPALLILQFPGVIREQSSDYLFTMADQLVDAMALVSCTPDIDPSFVDNETTAPGVEGVGAIVDAFCSSDAPSPAEANWAIKLMKVDAAWAQFGVTGQGIRVGQPDTGVAAHDELSEGLDKASGFDMIAGTPDPTDPLLTSMGSPGHGTATSSVVISRPGHVISGTAPGATLVPVRCVDRVVLGGGTAVARAIDHARLTGCHVVTMSLGGPFSTSALRRAVVRAVRANMIVLAAAGNCVRVVTYPGWDRNIIAVAAVDNNMKRWKGSCRGAAVDISAPGENVHVARRLAGPAGQTPTPEDLARIDPRGQGTSYAVAQTAGIAALWLEHFGVDAVRAEALKRGNAVVQHLFHAALQASCHTPIGWDVSQMGPGIVDAQALLGLSLAEIPGRDSLGTETAGPEVKMRGTGSDFARHQSEAEFLTFDRALRRDPAQGPALETAVSPMPSPRLAQLIDLGDPSDLPAPAAVVAPATPPVSLSDALKRLGASRGAGLESAAALSTEDAVARIRTEGTDTIMATAESVLKTARARSTRVDSGLQDEALSRIERALVEVAEPDRPMPHDMGEARFALEALVRLTGRPALRITDNDGDLATNPNIGTWAGNLMPARNKWRPKVDAVGRIDVTDPMGRWVHAGTGFVLADGRVMTNRHVLDVFADPLPAAPGQQAFSLRRRASIIFDPDATDESTRFEITHVITAGRNRIGRRVVLTNLDMAIVGVETNNGQQDLPAPMGVTTTTTDAGLENLMVVGYPARPGFQQAPTDAEQALQFWDRVGELYGDEFGVKYISPGMMMSRPGSVANDTAGWAFSHDATTFAGNSGSAIISLHGGMALCGLHFGGSTLTMNLAHDLDTVRAVGDGVFDTDAF; the protein is encoded by the coding sequence GTGTTGGAACTTCTCAAAGCCGCCGCGCAGGTTGGCACGCACACTGCCAGCGAAGCATTGCCAAGCGAAATACTGCGTTTTACGCTGGAATATCCCGGTATCCCGAAGATTGACGCAGAGCGCCAGCGCCTGATTACGCTTTTGGGCGGCGAGGGTTTCGATCTGTTTGCGTATTCGGATGAAGACCCCGCTTTGCTGATCCTTCAGTTTCCCGGTGTCATCAGGGAACAATCCTCTGATTATCTGTTCACGATGGCCGATCAATTGGTCGACGCCATGGCGCTTGTCTCCTGCACGCCCGATATAGATCCCTCTTTCGTCGATAACGAAACGACAGCCCCCGGGGTCGAAGGCGTTGGCGCCATAGTCGACGCTTTCTGTTCCTCGGATGCGCCGTCGCCTGCCGAGGCGAACTGGGCGATCAAACTGATGAAGGTAGATGCGGCTTGGGCGCAGTTCGGCGTCACGGGTCAGGGCATTCGCGTAGGCCAGCCTGATACCGGTGTGGCCGCACATGATGAGCTATCCGAAGGTCTGGATAAGGCCAGCGGGTTTGACATGATTGCCGGCACGCCCGATCCAACCGATCCGCTGCTGACGTCGATGGGCTCACCCGGGCATGGCACGGCAACCTCAAGCGTAGTCATCAGCCGTCCGGGCCATGTCATCAGCGGGACCGCGCCGGGGGCGACCCTCGTGCCGGTGCGGTGTGTCGACCGCGTGGTTCTGGGCGGCGGCACGGCCGTGGCCCGCGCCATAGATCACGCCCGCCTCACCGGGTGCCATGTGGTAACGATGAGCCTTGGCGGGCCGTTTTCCACCTCTGCTCTGCGCCGTGCGGTCGTCCGGGCGGTGCGCGCCAACATGATCGTGCTGGCGGCGGCGGGCAATTGCGTGCGCGTCGTTACTTATCCGGGCTGGGATCGAAACATCATCGCGGTGGCGGCGGTCGACAACAATATGAAGCGCTGGAAAGGCTCCTGCCGGGGTGCGGCGGTCGATATTTCGGCGCCGGGCGAGAATGTGCATGTGGCACGCAGGCTGGCCGGACCGGCCGGTCAGACGCCCACACCCGAGGATCTGGCGCGCATCGATCCGCGCGGTCAGGGCACCTCGTATGCCGTGGCGCAGACGGCGGGGATTGCGGCCCTTTGGCTGGAACACTTCGGCGTAGACGCGGTGCGGGCCGAAGCGCTCAAGCGCGGCAATGCTGTGGTACAGCATCTTTTCCACGCAGCGCTTCAGGCCAGTTGCCATACCCCAATCGGCTGGGACGTCTCGCAGATGGGACCGGGCATCGTCGATGCGCAGGCGCTGCTTGGTCTGTCGCTGGCCGAAATCCCCGGACGCGACAGTCTCGGGACCGAAACGGCGGGGCCGGAAGTGAAGATGCGCGGCACCGGGTCCGATTTCGCCCGCCACCAGTCAGAGGCAGAGTTTCTGACATTTGATCGCGCGCTCCGGCGCGACCCTGCGCAAGGTCCTGCGCTGGAAACGGCGGTCAGCCCGATGCCGTCGCCGCGTCTGGCGCAGTTGATCGATCTGGGCGATCCGAGTGATCTGCCGGCCCCGGCTGCGGTCGTGGCCCCCGCTACGCCGCCCGTCTCCTTGTCGGATGCGCTGAAGCGCCTTGGCGCGTCACGCGGGGCCGGACTCGAGTCTGCCGCCGCGCTGTCCACCGAGGATGCCGTTGCCCGCATCCGTACCGAGGGAACCGACACCATCATGGCGACCGCGGAAAGCGTGCTGAAGACCGCGCGTGCGCGGTCCACCCGCGTTGATAGCGGGCTTCAGGATGAAGCCTTGTCGCGCATAGAACGGGCATTGGTTGAGGTGGCCGAACCCGACCGCCCGATGCCGCACGATATGGGCGAGGCGCGTTTTGCCCTAGAGGCGCTGGTACGGCTGACCGGGCGTCCGGCGCTGCGCATCACCGACAACGATGGCGATCTGGCGACCAATCCCAATATCGGTACCTGGGCCGGAAATCTGATGCCCGCGCGCAACAAATGGCGGCCAAAGGTCGATGCGGTCGGGCGGATCGACGTCACCGATCCGATGGGCAGATGGGTGCATGCGGGCACAGGCTTTGTGCTGGCCGACGGGCGGGTGATGACGAACCGCCACGTGCTGGATGTCTTTGCCGATCCCCTGCCCGCCGCCCCCGGTCAGCAAGCGTTCAGCCTGCGCCGCCGTGCCTCGATCATCTTCGACCCCGATGCGACCGATGAGTCCACGCGGTTCGAGATTACGCATGTCATCACCGCCGGACGCAACCGCATCGGCCGCCGTGTCGTCCTGACCAATCTGGACATGGCCATTGTCGGGGTCGAAACCAACAACGGGCAGCAGGATCTGCCTGCCCCGATGGGGGTAACCACGACAACAACCGACGCGGGTTTGGAAAACCTGATGGTGGTCGGCTATCCCGCACGACCGGGCTTTCAACAGGCGCCCACCGACGCCGAGCAGGCACTCCAGTTCTGGGACCGTGTAGGAGAACTGTATGGGGACGAATTCGGGGTGAAATACATCAGCCCGGGCATGATGATGAGTCGCCCGGGGTCGGTCGCCAATGACACGGCTGGATGGGCGTTTTCGCATGATGCCACGACATTCGCGGGCAATTCCGGGTCTGCCATCATCTCGCTTCACGGGGGCATGGCGCTGTGCGGGCTGCATTTTGGCGGCTCGACGCTGACGATGAACCTGGCGCATGATCTAGATACCGTGCGGGCGGTCGGGGACGGCGTGTTCGACACCGACGCGTTTTAA